The following is a genomic window from Drosophila busckii strain San Diego stock center, stock number 13000-0081.31 chromosome 2L, ASM1175060v1, whole genome shotgun sequence.
CGGGATAGAGGACAAACGGTGTGGTGTGATCCTCAATGGAGACGCCCAGCACAGAGAGTATGCCAGGATGGGAGGCGCCATAGAGCAGCATACCCtcctggagcagcagcagcacctgcaTCTGGCTGGCATGCTGCGCCACTGTCTTGACTATGACATCCTGATTGTCGTTGTAGGTGCCGCGATAGACGCGTCCAAATGTGCCCTCCTGCAGTAGACTGGACAGACGGACGCGACAGCGCTCCACTGTCAGCTCCGAGATGCGACGATGCAGCTCctcgggctgctgctgctgctccacagACACAGGCAGCTTGCGTGGCAGTGATGAGGCATGCAACAGCGACGGCGTCATATAAGCCGCCGAGCCATTCAACGAACTCTGGCAGGGCGGCTGCGTATTCAGGCGCTGGAAGCTGGACGTGCGCATGGGCTGGCCGccatgctgatgatgatgctgccgCTTGGCGGCGGCGCCACGCACACAATACGCAATaatcagcagcaggcaaacGGCGCTCATGGCCACAGTTACGCCCACAACAAGTGTAATGAGTCCCGTGGGCGGCGGCAGCACCGTCTCCAGCGGCTTGGGCTCATCCATGCCATCCGCTCCATATGATTGCTGACCATCCTGCTCGCCCTCGCTGTCGTTTAGCAGACAAATCTTCTTGCGGCGAAACACCAAGTGGGTGACATTGTTCACCAAACGATTCAGCACCACATCCAGACTTATCGTTATATCCACCTCGGCGGCGCGCACGCCGCTGCACTGCAGCGCCACCGCCCAGGTCTGTATATGTGTGGGTATCTCGCCTATGTACGTCACATTCAGCGACGGGCGTGGCAGCACCTCCGGATCGGAGCTCACCACATTGATGCTGTACGGCAAGGGACGACCGGCCAAGGACTCCCAGGTGAAGCTCACCTCGTGCACATTCGCCGGCACCGGCACTATAAAGTTCAGGGCGTAGTTATTGATGTGTCCCTCGCGCACATAATAAACCTCAGCGGAAACACCTGCAAAATTAAAgggtaaacaattttttataaacaatgcaatttCATATAGCATTACAAATATTCATGCAACttcagcataaacaaatttaatattttgaaaataaataactaaaactaataaattctGCTTAAATTggatattaaaatatatataaaattatttatattataatttgaagTCTATAgtgatattttttaatgttttaatctAACAATAAGCTGGAAATATTCTGTTAACagtagtaaaaaaaatattatttatctGCCTcgtagttttttatatttttgcctATCGATaacacaataaaatatacaataaattaatttaaatagtttttaagacaaaatatttaaagtttttatattttataattttttataaaatgcgaaattgtttttgctccAAATCTTTTTCATTTGTATATTGACATTATGTCTAACATAAACCTTTGCCGActgattttaataaactttatgtaacactaatttaattaatattaaggcgctaaataaattcaatttgagtaGTTGAAGCCAgccatacaaaatgtttacgctttaattaaataaaatatctcAACAAATAGAACTTTGGTTGCACTGGACtcatattaaaaatgctgctTGTTATAATGAAAGCCTGTCTAATATGCAGATTAAAAGTTGCAGTTTAAACTGCAAGTTGcgcttgcttaaattttaatcatttgctgggaataacaattacaaaagcGCGCTCATTATGTTTTCATACCACGTGTGTGGTCTGAGATGttctttgtgttttgtttttcatttccaACTACCTGTGTGCGCGCTTATCATAATCATTAACATAAACATTcataacaatttcaattcGAACAAGGTTGGCAGCAATCGCTGGCAGACATCTCAGCTGGGCAGACAGGGCGACGTGGCTTCATTAACTTGAAGCCACTTTAGCCACTGCACAGCGTGCAGCAGGCAGCTTGGGTCAAACCGCAAATGAAtcccagagcagcagcagcagcagcaactaaaataacaAGAATAAtcaggcaggcagacaaatCTCAGACAAGATGTTCATGGCtcatttattgtttatctTGCTGCCTGCTTTAAATCGAATTCATGGCACAGAGACAGATAGAgggagaaagagcgagagagatagcCAGCTACACTTGAGGCAATATAAATAGTGCTTCAATATAAATTCGAGGAATTCCCTAacttcgctcgctctctcgcttgctgctgcttgtttatttatataaaatgctggcaggcaatgtaaatgtaaatgtgtctaaataaaaataaaatataattaaagcaaagtaattgcagcgttaagaaatttattgttaatgtttaaataaattgttgggCAAAGCTTTTCAACTAACTGGGCGCACAATTGAGTTCAACTTGCCGCACAGCGCCGAAACTCAACAGGAAATAATTTACGAAAAATTGCAAGAGGCGTAGTGTGCTGAGGGAAGAGTGGGGGGCAGGCACATGGGTGTAGCACACTTCCTTTGACAActggcaataacaataaaaatcagtGAGCATGTAGGTTGATATAAAGActagcaaaagagagagagagagagagcgcgcggcACTCGAATGTCTCAACTTGGCGTATAAATTTGTGTGGCAGACTGTCTGtggctgcaacatgttgcacgTTGTATATGTCGCAGCGCTAACGTTTTAAAAATAGCGCCCATGACTTAATCAAATGCAGTCGCCatagtcgctgctgctttaggTGAGGCGGCTACAATGACCCTTGGAGCGAGAGTGGGCGGcgtgtggcatgcggcatgtggcatgcctAGGCGCGTTAGCTATTGAATTCTCTAGCCATGCAACATGTAAGCGAGCGCAGGTTCATGTGAAAGTTGCCGCTTTATTGCACTCTGTGCCACATGtggggggtgggtgggggcTGCGGCACATGCAACGCTCGCGGCTGTCTTCAAGTGGCGTCGTCTACCTTCCACATCACGAGCAAATGTCACTCGCATGTGCTTCAAGCTCGCTGCCTCTTGAACTTTTTTAACCTTTTGCTCATGCTCATAACTTGGCTTGCAttcgttattttttttttctagcttgttttttttttttttgttttttggctggGCGTGCCTTTGCAGGAGCTTATGGCATTGCTGTATTCATGTATCCATATCCCATGTCCTCTCATATCGTATGTCGAATTTTTCAGAGCGTGCAGTCATgatgttgtcgttgctgctgatgttattgttattgcaattgttgttgctgttgatgttgctgtcgttgctgttaTAGTTGTAGCTGTTTGGcagtattttttaatagcttgCTACCGAACAGAATCGTGACCATTGTTGCAGGCAACACAGTCAGTTGGAGAGCGGGGGGAGTGGCGGGTTAGATGTCAGGGCTATGTAGGGACCAACTAGCATCAGCATGCACTTAGAGaaaatttgcacatttgccaaaaatttaaaaaaatattgtaattttttctaaGCAAcccaattaaattgtaataatcaaaaacaaaattattaaatttataatttacttaattatattgcatatttttcatttcatgcaacattttcaattacaaatcattgaaaaataatgcagcattgtttgaaattagttaaataaatggaaataatataaaataagccGAATTTATGTGtagattattttcaatatattttaaacaataatgcagcattatttgcgcttaaataattgaaaataatttaaataggaAAAggatttattaatatattttaagcaataatgcagcattttttagctaaatcaaagaatttaaaatattccaagagttattttttatattttattataaaaaagcgatcaattaattattgttgattgctgcaaatgctttgccaatttctatttattttgataattgtaattgaattattatgttacatttaaaacaaaaataattaattattttttaaaagctatgattagctcataaatattagttttgatatttttattttttaatttttgaaaattattaagcgAACACTCAAACTACTTCACATTGAAAACTGTTATCGATGCTGATTTCTCTCAGTGTTTATTGAAATCCATAGCGCAACTAGACAACTGCCAGGGCTCCAGACactcaaaaatgtttttgcaagcacattttgtagttttgtttTGGGCTTTGGGTTTTGGTTTACATTTTCTTGTAATTAGCGTTGCAGTTCGTGAAGTTTGCAAGCTTCAACGATTTTCAATGCTGATTTGACTGCCCCGCAGTAGCGAAACGCGAGAGTTCGAGTTCAAAGTTGTGAAGCAGCTCAAAACTAGGCGGAGAGCGCAATCGGCCAATTGTCTGGGCATGGAAACATTTGTCAAGCGTGTGAGCCATAgccaaaaacacaattttGGGTAAAGGCTTTAGAAGGCAGACTCGAGAGTTATCTGAAGCTGGAAGCGCATCAAATTGCAATAGATGATAAATGATGTAGCCAGAGCTTAGAACCGTGTGTGTTGCTTCTCAGCTAATGGACAATATGTCAACCGAGCTGCAGTTTGCCAaatcgaaaaataaataaaacaaatggtGCAGCTTGTTGACTTTTGCTgtgggagcagcagctggggcTCAATGCTTTTCACGCTAATCTCAAGACGCTTAGGTTACGCCTACTTAAACGCCCACCACATGTCAACATTTTAACATGTTTTTGAGCTTTGAGCTACATTTGTATCTGAGCATCTACTACACGTAGCTGAAGCTCGTCGTTATGATAAATGATGCGCCTAatattttttctcttttgtttttgttattgtttttgttctgCCGCAAGCGTTGCGCTGCGCTCGTTTCTTGTTACTCGTTTATGGCTTTGATTGTAACAAATTTGTGccagccaaaaacaaaaaaaaaattagccaTGTTACCAGCCTCTTCAGTTGTTTGgcaacgttttgttttgttttcttttttttttttttggcaagcacAGATTTTTCTGTTATTTCATGTTCTATTTGCCTTTCGGCGCGTTGCCTTGCAAATTGGCTCAAATTAATCATtcaaaaaacatattttccTTTTGTTCAACTGACAAAAAGTTTGTAATGCGCTAAAAATCAATAGTAATTAACCTTAATCGCTTACAAACCGCTGCTcatctttttgctttgctatgcGGATTTCAAAAATTTTGGAAAATTAACTCGATGACAGATGCGGGCAGAGGCGGAGGCAAccattataattataactttttaGCAAGTTTGACTGTAACATATgctagcattaaaatataagtgTACTCGAAACTTAAGAACAACGGTCTAGAAACGTGAACCAACGATCATTAAGCAAAGGTATCAGATCAAAATAGGGCACGTagaaattagttaaaaaagtgTGTTCTTTATTTAAGAACAGCGCTCTTGAAATGAGAACAGAGGTCATAAAACAAGaatgaaaatatcaaaatagAGCTAAAtagaaatcaattaaaaatatgtgttCTTTATTTAGGATCAACGGTCACGAAACAAGACCAACGGTCTGAAAACATGATCGAagttattaaatcaaaatattattaataaagaGTGTagattgtaattaaaaaagtgtGTTCTTTATTTAAGAACAATGTTCTTAAAAGTAGAAcgaatgtttttattttaaaaagagGCGGCAGAAATTAATTTGcgaacaatttttatatttttcagtcaactacaaatttaaattatattttaatgctgtttTTGTATTAAAGCAATATGTAAACTTGTCTAAGTCAAAGTTTAGTCTATTTTATGCATCTAAATAtttccttttgtttatttgcaaatcTAACTATAAATAACTTTGCTTTCCATAGTGCAACTCACTGCtcgattttatttaataaattccgCTAGTTTATGCTTTATTGGATTTTGAGTTCGGTTTGTGCCTCAGGGATGCTGTTAAAGATTCTGAGAGAAGCATTTTGATgcactttattattttgattgaaGACGAAGCTACTTCAGTGCCAGCTTCCCATATAAATTCCCACAGTGCATGGCCCAAATAAACACAGAGCTGTATGCGAATGCGTTTCAATAAACTATAGCAAGagttggcggcggcagcggcggcggctgaaCAATGTGAATGCAGTTGGGCTGACACTCTTGCCATTGGCAACAGACATGAAAATCAACTCGACAGCGTTGCaagcgaaacgaaacgaggttggaaatttcattcattgcaaattgtctctcgctctatccGCAGTgctttgttgtcattgttgtagCTTAATGTAAATATGATTATTcctttttgcagctgctatatatacatatagattgAGAGAGTGGGTGcttgatatttattattgacatGCAGCATGCGTGGCACAACCCAAAGGGCTGcgtattcttttttttttatcagttGACAGTAGTCAGTTGCTGTTCCCGCTGATAACCAAACCAGATGCAGTCGCCCCCCATTCCAATTGACAGCAGACGAGCGCTTTAAGCTTTTGACATACGCTCATTGCTTGattcgttgcttttgttgttgttgttttacaaTCGGTTTAtgccattttcatttatttaaatttaaatggcatTTTTCTTAATCCCCAGTTTATGACACTTAAAACCCAGAGTAACGCTCATTTTCGAACTAATCAGTTTGTAACACGAACCTCAACGCTCTCACTCCATCGCTCAATCGCTTTATGAGCTGTTAATTGTCCATTCAAACTGTTGTCGATAACGATGAACGAGGCCAACAGCTTTGAGTgtattaattgtaaaaataatgaaatatttaaacttcccaaatgctttgacattttaatgCGCTCTCGTTCATAAATCACTTTCAGCTCTCTCATAATCTAGCGCTGTAAGTTTTGAACCACAGGTCAAGAcattgaaagcaaaacaattgagGGAGTTCTTTGAATAATGCTTAACTTAATCAATAAgatgatttgtttttaattgctttatttaaaagtatttgtgTGTTGAAAAATACAGCTAAGAGTTACAATTTGAAACagcaaactatataaatttattttaattaattttatttaacaattatctGTCTGAGGTGTGGCATTTCAGTTTCATACAGAGATCTTGGAACATTTCAATTGTCAAATCAAACTTTTGTCGTACAAAGATTAGGAATActtatagtttataatttttagttagTGTTTTGTATGTACGTTAATTGATTAATGAGTATATCCATGATTAGAATATACAGATTAGCGATTCAGTTTCAAACAGCAAACTACTGATCAAGAAAGCTAAacgatttttaaaaatatttcaatattaactATAACAGAAATCGCTAGAGATTTTTGTCTGCAATACGCCGATAGAGTTTCTACCGTTCAGTCTTAAAATCAAAGTTCAAAGATGATTGGAGGttgatttgaaatattaatcgATTTTTAGTTTTCGACATTCAGATGCATATAgcaaattattgcttaatcaatttaacatttcaatgtcaaattaaattttgtcaTAGCACAGATTATGGCATAAATTGTTCTATAATTTTGCAATGTCAAATCTCTTTTTCAACTCTAGTCTTTAGGCTATAGCTACAGCTACGACTAACTGtatataagcatatttatGTGGCAATTATATTGGCCCAATAGCTAACAAAATACAAGCATTAAATAGAACGAAAGAATCAGCTacatggagctggagctgttaAATCTCGCACATTGTGCAGAGTTTAGTGTCGCTAGATCATCTCGCTTCTCTCTATTTTCTGCTCATATAGCTTCATTAGCTAATGGTCACTTCattaaaaaaagcagctgcaacacacacacacacacacaccaattaAAATATAGATCATGCCACAAGTTGCAAGAACATCGCTGCTGATCATATCTGTAAACCGTTAACACAACTTTGTTACTTTGCTGAACGAACGAGGCATTTAGCACGAACGATCGAGCGAAGAAGCAGCTAAAAGGCAAGCGAAGCTGTTGGCCAGGGCAACAGTATCTGTGGCCAATGATCTTGTGTGCGAAGCAAAACAAGCCATAAAACCAAGACGATAATATTTCGCTCGCatgcttaacaacaacaacaacaacaacaacaaagataCAGTTTGTCCgtctataattatataaattattatttattaatgcatacaatttagtttattttaagcttgaaaGACACCGAAATCTAAAGAacacaatatttatgcaaatgctattTAAAGAAATTGGAAATTTGAGTAGCCAGCCCAAAGCTCTAAACATATTTCAATCTCAGATTTCGAAAGAGCGCTGTAGagtctaatttatttaacacagTTGGTGGTAAATTTAACACATGCATGTTGAGAGTCCCACTAACAAGCTTTCAAAAAGCTATTGAACAATGAACTTTGTTTTCGGTTAAAACTTAAAATGCAGCTtgattaacaaacaaatgagcaataaaattaaatcaaagcaaagacaAGATGAACATTGGCATTCGATGTGTCAAAAGTCTAAAAAGAAACTATGAAAATTGTGAACGCcattgaatatattttcaatcaaAATGTAGCGCGTGtcgcagcacagcagcagcagttaaaaataaataataaataaattaaatttatataaagctggGCGCGCATATTTCCAATGAAAAAACtgattatatgtatgtatatgtatgcgtatataTCAAATGACAGCATTTTTTATGACTAAAGGACTGACGCTGGGACTCCCTGTTGGGTTGGGCTTGGGTTTCAGCTGAAAAGTTGCTCCTTAGGCTGCAACCCCTTTGGCCAAAAGTcacacaaatcaaatgcaaattgtgctGCCTAATTGATTTATGACttaatgcatatacatatatatttttttatattttattacacgCATAACTCAAGCCGTAGAAAGAGATGGCAAGCAAATGAGCAAAGCAGTCTGCAAAGTTTATAGCTTAGTCTTAATTAGGCGCCTTTTGCTTATGTTTATGGCCAGTTGTTGCTCGCTGGCcgctgcttgctttaaattaagtaCAGCAACTAAATCCAAAGATATGCAtacaatattttgcatatttgatttcacgccttcaaaattcaaaatgcataCGCAAATTATGCGCATCGTTGTCGCTCCACCAACCGcccgacagacagacacagacagagagcgGAAAAAAAATTCGTCAAGCTCCCACACATGGCAACTTAACAAGGCAGGCAGCATGCCAAGAGCAAAGCGTGgagcaataacaacagtgCAAGCAAATCATATGCAGTGGGCGTAGACTTGCCAAAATCTAGCGACAGACTTTATGCACAGTGGGTCAAAATgctttactatatttttttgttattatatgttgttgttatattatttgcttggctttttcattttttgctgcagtttgttgaTTTGTACCCACGTACACTGACTTCACCGATGCATGTTAGACACGCAGCTGTGCACCGTGCTCTCCTCTTCGTATGGCTGCTCTCACCTTATATAGTGACTTAGCTATTGCGTGCTCATCACGTTTGCTTTTCTCAGCCAGCGCCAACAGTTgtgcattttgctttgttttattgtgTCTTGTTTTGCTGTTATCTTTGCGTTGTATCTGTTTGCGTTGTCTGTTctgatttgtgtgtgtgtgtgtgtgtgtgtgtgtgtgtgcgcttcaTGTTGTGTTTTGGGCAGTGGAATTTCAATTCCaagaaatattcaaaaatattcccttgcaaagaaataaatttaatgctgcttgtaaatttgtgtttcttgtattttgttgttgtttctgctttTTACGAAGCGTAAAATTTCCTAACGaagcaacaaactaaaagctATGTACATAGACGAAAAccgtattgttgttgttttctttttttttttgttgcttttgcctgtttgtttatttgtttaactgtTTAACAACACCTGCAGCAAGCCGCCTgcgctagagcgagagcgcactATGCAAACTGAAATGAGACTTGAGAGCAGAGCAAGAGGGCGCGtctaaaattaattcaaagcaaacaaaatcagCATAATTTCTTGATGCTTTGAAGCTGCCACATAATTAGTTGACACAATTGGTACATTGCGtcgcatttttgttttgtttttctacttGCTGCCCACCCCCAATGGAGAAATCAATAACAAAGGGCGCGCGGCTTATTATATTGGATATGAAAATCAACTTACCCAGCAAAGTCATCACCTCCTCGTTATTTAGAAAGACGTTTAAATGTCCAGCGACGCCGCTGCTTTTacacagcagcgacagcagcagcgcagtcagcgttagcaacactttgttgttgttagtattATTCATGATTTGTGCAGTTTGCTGACTTTTCATTGGCATTTTCATtcagaatttattaatttgcgcTAGTTTCTCGTCATTTATGCACCCACACTCTGATTCGTAAACAACCGAAACCACAACGAATACCAAAACAAAGAACACGCGCAGAGCAAAACGTTAAAACGCActtttaataatgaaaataccAACTAAAACATTTCATCACATATGTTTATAGAAGTACTAAGTAGCTAGCacattctttaaatattttcagcaattaattt
Proteins encoded in this region:
- the LOC108594231 gene encoding tyrosine-protein kinase Dnt; this encodes MKMPMKSQQTAQIMNNTNNNKVLLTLTALLLSLLCKSSGVAGHLNVFLNNEEVMTLLGVSAEVYYVREGHINNYALNFIVPVPANVHEVSFTWESLAGRPLPYSINVVSSDPEVLPRPSLNVTYIGEIPTHIQTWAVALQCSGVRAAEVDITISLDVVLNRLVNNVTHLVFRRKKICLLNDSEGEQDGQQSYGADGMDEPKPLETVLPPPTGLITLVVGVTVAMSAVCLLLIIAYCVRGAAAKRQHHHQHGGQPMRTSSFQRLNTQPPCQSSLNGSAAYMTPSLLHASSLPRKLPVSVEQQQQPEELHRRISELTVERCRVRLSSLLQEGTFGRVYRGTYNDNQDVIVKTVAQHASQMQVLLLLQEGMLLYGASHPGILSVLGVSIEDHTTPFVLYPALNNMRNLKLFLLDPACARTITTIQIVLMASQLSMALDHLHSHGVVHKDIATRNCVIDDQLRVKLSDSSLSRDLFPADYNCLGDSENRPVKWMSLEALQHKQFSEASDSWAFGVLMWELCTSAKQPYAEVDPFEMEHYLKDGYRLAQPFNCPDELFTIMAYCWALLPVERPTFAQLQSCLSDFYVQITRYV